DNA from Chloroherpetonaceae bacterium:
GGATTAAAAGACGGAAAACTTTGCATCGGTGCTTTTTGCCTTTCCGAACCAAATGCAGGAAGCGATGCAACCGCACAAACTACAACTGCGATTCAAGACGGCGATTTCTATGTTTTGAATGGAATCAAAAATTGGATTACCAACGGCACTACATCCGAGTATTACCTTGTGATGGCGATGACCGATAAAAGCAAGGGTTCGCGCGGAATCAGTTGCTTCATTGTTGAACGTGGAACACCCGGATTTGAAATCCTCAAGAAAGAAAAGAAAATGGGTATTCGCTCAAGTGATACCTGTTCGTTAGGCTTTACCGATTGCCGTATATCAAAAGAGAATCTTTTGGGTGCAGAAGGAGAAGGATTCAAGATTGCGATGAGAACACTTGATGGCGGCCGTATCGGAATCGCTTCGCAAGCATTGGGAATCGCGGCGGCATCGCTTGAACGCTCCATCAAATATGCCAAAGAGCGTCATTCTTTCGGAAAAATGATTATCGATCATCAAGCTATTCAATTTAAGCTTGCCAATATGGCAACAGAGCTTGATGCGGCAAGATTGCTCACGATTCAAGCGGCGTCACTGAAAGATCAGCATTTGCCCTACTCTCGCGCTGCAGCAATGGCAAAACTCTATGCATCCAAAATTTCAGTAAAGGCTGCACTTGAAGCGATACAGATTCACGGCGGATATGGGTATGTGCAAGAGTATGAAGTGGAACGCTATTTAAGAGATGCAAAAATTACAGAGATTTATGAAGGAACTTCAGAGGTTCAGCATATTGTCATTGCAAGAGATCTTTTGAAATAGAATGAGTTTGTGATAGAATGATTCTATCCCGATAGATTTAACCTATAATTAAACAGGTTTGATTTTATTTTGTAAAGGATAAAAATTTTGATTCGTGATTTAAAATGAACGCTGTTATGAAACATAAGCTCTAACCTTCAATCTCTATGAGAAAAGCATTTTTCACTCTTCTTTCAACCTTTTTCATAATTATTTTTATATCCTCCTGTGACTCGCTTGATTCAAATGGCGATGACATCAACTCGGACATTCCTCAAGACCCGGGGGGAAATCTTCCTCAGACCACAATTAACAACCTGAGACCTTCAGGGATTTTCGAAAGAACTGCGAATAACGAGAGGCGAATTCGTATTTCTTTAATTGGACTGATTGATCCGGTTACTGCTCAACCGATTGAGCTTGTAGGGAATTCAACGGTTTTTGTAGCAGAAAACGATGTCATAAAAGGGTTAAAAGTTACTAAGGTCGGGAATGATAATACGCTTGCTTCAGATTTGGTTTTTGTGGTTGATAATTCAGGTAGTATGGGTCAAGAAGCCGATAGTATTGCATTAAAAATTATTGATTTCACAAATCTTCTAACAAGTCAAGGGATTAACCTTCGGGTAGGTTGTGTCGGATATTCGGGAAATGTTACCGGTGCAATTAATCTAACGAATGCGACCGGTCTTGAATCCTATTTGAAGAGACCTTCCCGAACGGGGACTTCTCGAACTGTTGGTTTTACAGGCACGGATTCAGCAAGATTTCAAACAACTGCATCAACATTTTCTTCCGGTGTAGGAGGTGAAAATGGAATTGTTGGAATTCGTTTTGCTGATTCACTCTTTTCTTGGAGAACAGGGGCGCAACGGATATATATCAACTTTACAGACGAACCCACCCAACCCGGAAGTCGGCCGTGGTTTTCAACAAACGGGTTTCTTCAAAGTTGGCAACTAAACCGAGGAACAATTCATACTGTATGGAGTAATGGAGATACCACGCTTTTTGGTACAGAATCTGCCTCTCGTGAAAAACCTTGGCGTTTATCCAACGGAACAGGCGGAACAATTAAATGGGTAAGTTCAAATGCAAACGGATTAAACTTGACCACGTTGCCTGTTACTGGTGCTGTACTAAATAGCTATTTGATTGAATTTATAAGCACAAATCCCAATGACTCCAATACAGTAAAAATTATTGTCAAAAATGGAACCACGTCTGATGGGCAATCGGTGTTTCGTGTTAAGTATTAGAAATGATTAATAGAAGAAGTTGAATGATTTCAAATAGAGGGGGGCGAAAGCCCCTTATTTTTTCAATTTCGCACGCTAAAGGTTAAATTTATATAACCAAATTATCTACCTATGAAACACCTACCGCGTTTTACCTTCGTTCTTATCATCTCATTCTTACTGTGCTTAACATCTTGCACAACGACTTTGCCCGTTGCTTACACGGGGAATCCGATTGGAACAAAAGTTGGAAAAACAATCAATACCAGATATTGTTTCTTTTTTTTCTCAAATCCGAATTTCAGTGTCCTTAGCGCAGCCAAAGAAGCGGGGATTACAAAAATTTCAAGTGTGGAGATTTCTGAAACAACTGCCTTCTTAGGTTTCATTCAAACTTACACCCTAATCGTAACAGGAGAATAACAATGAAAAGCATTTATTTTTTGGGAATGTTTGTGGTAATTACCCTCTTTGAGTCATGCACGACTAATAGCTACAAATACCTCTCCCATAAAGGACTTGTGAGTCATTATCATGATCTACCACTCTATAAATTCGAAACTACTCAAAAACTAATCTTAGATATTACAGTTTTAGAAACCGATACTCTAAATGTTACTTTTCATTTCTCGTTAGACAATGTCAATTCATCACAGTTTAAGTTTCTTAATGCAACATCAAAGGTTTCAACAAGTAATGCAATTGATTCCGCTAAAAGCAAAAGTTTTACTTTCTCTGATTTAAAGATTATTTATTTAGACTTAAAGAATAATATGGTTCGTTATGAAGCAAAAATGAGCGAATCAGATTTTCTACAATGGATTCAATTAAACTCCTGTTCGATTTCTTTAAGTTCAAATACTTATAGTTCAGTCTATTATCCAGAGTTTAGATTTATAAATGGAGTGAACTTAATCAAGGAAAGTTTTCGGCATAAACTTTAGTATGTGTTTAGAGTATAAAAGGGCTTGAACAAGCCCTCTTCTTTTATCCTATCGTTTTTCGATTTCAGGTGGAAGAAGTTGATACATCACCGGCGTAACAAGTCGAGCAAGAAGGGTGGATGAAATCAAGCCGCCGATGATAACAATGGCAAGCGGTGAATAAAGCCCGGAACCTTCAATTGCGATGGGAATTAAACCGCCAATCGCTGTCGCGCTTGTGAGTAAAACAGGTACGAAACGTATCTCGCCCGCTTTTTGAATTGCCTCCATTAATTCTGTCCCTTCTGCCCGAAGTTGATTGGTAAAATCGACCAATAAAATCGAGGTTTTGATTTCAATCCCCATTAGCGCAATAAATCCAATCACCGCAGTAAATGAAAGTGTATAGCCGGTAAGGAGCAAGCCGAGCATTCCGCCTACAACACCAAGCGGAACAACGCTAAACACGATTAATGTGCTTCTGAAACTTCCAAATTCCAAAACCAAAACCGCAAAGATGCCAAAGGTTGCAATAAGTATGATTGAACCGAATCCGCCGAAACTCTCTTCGCGGCTCTCGATTTCGCCGGCTGCCGTGAATGTATAACCCTCTGGAAATCGGTAGGCATTGAGCTCTTTAAGAATTTCCTTCGTAATCCGGTCAGTATTGAACCCTGTTTTTACATAGGATGTTATGGTAACAACTCGATCTTCATTAAAGTGATTAATCTTCGTGGGTGAAGAAACAAACGAAATGCTTGCCACTTGACGAAGTGGAATCATTGCACCATTAACTGATGCAACATGCAAGTGATCCAACACCTCAAGGGTCGGTTTACGCTCTCTTGGCAATGTTAATCGCAAGTCCATTTCATCGCCATTGCTTTCACGAACTTTTCCTAGCGAGAGACCGGCAATGGCCATTCGCACATTTTTTTCAAGTTCTGCAATCGGAACGCCCAGCAAACCTGCTTTTTGATGATCAATATCAATCTTAAGGTCTGTCTTTGAAACTTGAACCGGATTATTAATGTAAATTGTCCCTTCAACAGAGGCAATGATTTGTTCAACTTGCTCTGCCATTTTTTTAAGGGTATCAAGGTTTTCCCCTTTGACACGAATCGCGATTGGTGCATCGATGGGCGGTCCGTTTTCAAATTCCTTTAATTCAATTTTCACTCCGCTGTAAGCATTAAATTGAACTCTTAAAGAATCAAAAAAGCGTACGGTTTTAACCTCATGATAATGTTTAACTTCAGCGAAGATTTCAGCAACATTATTCTTTTCCTCTCGCGGAAAGACATTGTAATAAATCCTTGGGTTTCCCTTACCAATGTTGGTGTTCATCCAAGCCACTTCCCCCGATTCTCGCAATACTTTTTCGACATATTCAGCCGCCCGATTGGTTTCTACAAGGTTTGTTCCGTCCGGGGCTTCGATGGTTATTAGGAACTGTGGAATTCCTGCTTTGGGGAACAAACTAAATCCGATAATTGGAATGGTTGTCAGGCTCAAAAGAAACACGCCTAAAGCAAGAAGAAGCGTTTGTTTCGGATGCTTTAACGCCCATTGAAGAATTCTTGCATAAGACCACTCAATGAAGCGGGTTAGTAATTGCAAAAAGCGGTTCCCGTGTTCACCTTCATCGATTAAGATTCGACTTGAAAGAAAGGGAACAATTGTAAGGGATACAATCAGCGATGCAAAAACCGTGACGACCACGGCAACCGGCATACTTCGAATGTACTGTCCGGGGTTTCCGGGTAAAAACACTAAAGGCAAAAATGCAAAAATTAGAGTTGCGGTTGCGCCTATAACTGCCACATTGATTTGCTTTGTTGCTTCTATCGCTGCTGAAATAGGCTTGTAACCCATTCGTAAAAATCGCGAAGTATTTTCAACAACCACAATTGAATCATCGACTAAGAGCCCTAACGCAATCACAAAGCCAACGATCGAAAGTTGATTAATATTGTATCCAAAAAGATCAAGCATAAAAACGCCCATTAAAAGCGAAAGCGGAATAGAAACCATCACCACAAGTGACGCGCGAATCCCAAGCGGCAACAGTGTAATAAGCACCAGTAAAATGGCAATCACGAAATCTCGATTTAACCCTCCAAGCCGGTGTGCAACATTTTTTGCTTGATCAAACCCTTGCTCTAATTCAATTTGTGACGGTAACTCTTTTCGAAACGAGGTCACTACTTCTTCAATCGATTCCCGAACTGTAAAAATATTTTGCCCACTCTTAAGTGAAGCAGTGACAAAAATTGCACGCTTTTCATTGAATCTTGCAAAGTAGTTCTGCTCTTCAGGAATTAATTCAATGGCTGCAATGTCTTTCAAACGAACGATGTTACCGCCATAAGCTCCGACAACCGTTTGCTCTACTTCACTTTTTGATCGGTAATTGCCGCTTGTTTTTACATTGAATTTCTTTTTTCCAATGTCAATACTACCTGCTGGAATATTGGCGTTTTCGGATTGAATGGATTGGATCACTTGATTAAGTGAAAGCTTTATCGCAACCAGTTTTGAAATATCAATCGAAATTCTAACCTCTTGTTTCGGGACAGCATGAATTTCCGATTCCTTTACTCCGCCAATGTTTCCGAGCGATTTCTTTAAATCCTTTCCGAAAGATTCAAGTAACTTGTAAGAGGCATCTTCCGAAACCAAAGCAAATTGGATAATGCTGACATCGGTAGGAGAAATTTTTCTTACCTCAAGACTATATAAATCTTGTGGTAAACTTGGGCGAATAACATTTAGCTCTCGCAGGATTTCATCATATTTCTCCTCCGGATCTTCACCGGAATTGAATTCAACACGAATGATTGCAAGCCCATCCTCAATGTCTGTTTTGATTGATTTGATATTATCAAGGGTACTGATTTTTTCCTCAATTGGATCAACAACAATCTCCTCAATATCTGAAGGGCTTGCACCCGGATATATTGCAGTAATCACTGATCCTGCAAAGGTGATTTGTGGATCTTCTGACCTCGAGATGTTGATGAACGAATTGATTCCAATAGCCATCAATGCAAGAAAAACAATGATGGTAAATTGATATCGCTTCACCGAAAATTCAATGATGTTCATTGCTGTATTTTATTTGGTAGGTTTATTGGGTCTGTGCGATTTCTGCGCCATCCTTTAGATATGGTGCGCCCTCTGTAATGACTTCCGAAACAGACTCCGGAAAATTGATAATGGCCAGCTTTTCATGATGAATAAACGCAAATTGAACTTGTATTTTTTTTGCCTTTAATGAGTTTGAGTCCTTGGAAAATACAAAGCCACTTTTACCATCTCCTTCAAGAAAAGCTTCGATTGGAATGAGGGCATATGTTTTTTGCGGCGTTGGATAGATGGTTACCTTTGCGACAAGGCCGGAAAGCACGCGTTCAGGTGAGGTCAAAAGCCGTAATTCTGTCTCGAAGGTTCCTGTGCCTTGCGATGCAGTGCCTGAAATTTGACTAATGACGGCTTTACTTATTAAATCGGGATACCCTTCCAAAGTGACTTCAGCGCGGTCTCCAACGCGAACACGAACGGCTTCTACGCCTGAAAGCCCAACCTTAACCACATACCCTTGCGAGTAATTTGATAATTGAAGGATAGGCATACCGGCATTGACCAATTCATTTTCTTCTGAATACTTTTTGAGAACTTTCCCGGAAGTCGGTGCCTTAATAGAGGCAAATTGTTGGTTAAAGGAGGCAATGGTATAATTCGATTTTGCTACCTCAAATCCGGTTGTTGCGTCTTGTAATTGCTCAAGTGTTGCCACCTTATCGGCATATAAATTCTTTACCCTAGTCAAATCACGTTCGGCTTTTTCCAATCCATTTTTAGCTTTAATTACCTCAGCATTGATTTCGGATAAATTCAGTGTCGCGAGAAGTTGCCCTTTTTGCACCGTCATTCCTTCACGAACAAAAATCTTTTCGACAATCCCCCCAATCTTAAATGAGAGTCTCGATTCCTCCTTTGCCATTACCAAACCGGTGCATTTAATCGGTTCAGCAATCTGTAAACGCTCGACGGGCGCTGTTGTAACTTGAATCGGCTTTTGTGCTTCTTCATTTCTTACGGTGTTTTTACATCCATTTGCAAAAATGATAAGTGAAAGCACAGCGATACAAAAAAATGTTAATGTCTTGTAAGCCGAAGTGTTTACAAAGAGCGGCTTTTCAAGCTGTAAGAGAAGCCGCAACGGTTCTTTTCTAATACGATTCATAGGTTGAATTTTATTTTTAATCATTGGTAACAGACACGAAAATTTATTTTTTGAGAAACAGAGTCAAAGGAAATGATGCGGTCGCCCGTTCCAGTTCTGCATCTTTGATTACCGCGTCGTAGCGGGTAATAATGGCATTGATGGCAGCATTCGTCATCGATGTTTGTGAATCAAGATATTCGACAAGTGACGCTTGACCTTGGGCGTATTTTTTAGCAAGAATTTGAAAAGAGGCGTCGCTCGCTTTCTTTCGTGCATCTGAGACAGATATTAAACTTTGAGCTAATTGTACTTCCTCAAAGAGGGTGCGAACTTGCAGTTCAATTTGTCGTTTTAATTCTGCTTCTTTGAGCCGAAGTCGATTGGTTTCGATTACGGCTTGTTCAGTTTTTGCTTGATCTTGAAAACCATTAAAGATGTTCCATTGCATCACCAAAGAAATGGTGGCAAAATCTTGATTAAAATTGAAATCATACCGATTCCCTTGAAATCCATAATCAATCCCAAGCGATAAAGTTGGTAGAAAATCTGAGCGGTAAATTGATTCAACTTTTTCAGAGGCTTGAATGCCTTTTGAAATCACGGTGAATTCCTCTCGTTTAGATGACAATTGTATGGCGTAATCAAGCGCAGCGAACGCAGTATCAACTTCTTGGAGCTCGAGCGATTCGTCGGAATTGATTAAGATGGTGGCATGCAACTCCCGATTCAAAAGAAAATTGAAATACTCCTTTGCCGAGGTATTCAAGCGTTCTGCTTCCGCTTTTTTTTGCCTAAAGTCTGCAAGCTCGGCAAGAGCGCGATATTCCGCATCTGCTGTGACTTTTTCATTTTTTACTAAGCTCTGACTGACCCGAAGGTTTTCTTCTAAAAGTGGAAGTGTTTTTTGGTAAAGGTTGATCAATTGATTTGATTTTGCATAACTGTAATAGGCAATTTTGATGGAAAGAATTAAGTCGCGCGCTTTTGCTTCAGTATCAGCTTCGGCACTTTCGCGAAGCCGCTCTTTGATTTGGTAATTGAAAAGAACTTTCGGTTGAAAAATTGGCTGTCTGATTTGAACAGTGGTTTCACGTTGTAACGGTAATCGAATATCCAAATCGGTTGGAAATGCATTTGAGGAAGTGACTTGATTTAACGCAGCATAAGCGGGATTAATAAATGCACCTAAATTGATAACATTCCCATAAAGCTCGGTTGCACGAGCGTTTAAGGATATTGAAGGAAGGAACGCTCCGCCTGCTTCTTTAGATGCAAATGAGGATTTCTCAGCTAAAAGCTGCTGTTGTCTGAATGAGAGATTTTGCGACAGGCCCTCTTTAAGATAGTCTTCAAGCTTTTGGGCAAATAAATGATTCGCAAATAGTGTGGCCGACACAATTGCGATGAAGGAAATCAAGTTTTTATTCCGGTGACGAATTCGGTTCATAATCACTCCATTTATTTATGTGTAGATGTTCTGGTTTCTTTTGTCATTTCGCCCATTACGGCTTTCATGATTCGGATTTTCCCCCATCTTGGTACGCTACTTAAACCAAGCATTAACACCTTGGATAGCCACCCGGGATGAACCGTGCTTGCTTTTCCAAGAGATTTCAAAATGGAAGTGGCGACACTCTCGGCTTCGAGCGCGTTTGTCATCGTCATTTTTGCACGAGGTCCGAAACCGGTCTTGACCGGTCCCGGTGCGGCAACGAGTACATCAACATGAAAAGGCTTCAATTCTAAGGCTAATGCCTCACCAAGAGACTGGATATAAGCTTTGGTTGCGGCATAATGAGCCGCAAAAGGAACGCCTTGAAACCCAACAAGAGAGCCCAGCAAAATGATACCCCCTCTTCTTTTCATGCTAAAACGATGGGAAAAATAATGGGCAAGTGTTAGCGTTGCATTGCAATTCAAAGCAAGCATTTCGCGTTCATCATTTAATGAGGCATTTCGGAATTCACCGGAAGTACCAAATCCTGCGTTGAGAACGGCAAGTCCAAATTCATCGGAGGTTCCAGTTATGGCACTATTATCCTGTTCAATTTTTTCGATTTTATACTTGAGTGCTTCCAAGTCCGCTTCTTTGGTTAAGTCAGCTTGAAATGGAATAGCTTGGACTTTGAAATCAACTGCGAAGTGATAAGCAAGTAACTTTAGTTTATCATTGTTTCTTGCCACCAAGAGAAGATTAAAACCAAGCGCAGCTAAGTGTTTTGAAATTGATTCTCCGATTCCCGAAGATGCGCCGGTGACCAATGCCCATTTACCATAACGATTTATAAAACGGTTTTTTTCTTTATTGCTGTAGTTCATCGTATTGAAGATTTAATTTTTTTCGGTAGAAATCACTCGCGTCCATTTTTCGCTTCGTCCAAAAAGTGATATGCCGATATAACCACGGACATTCAGCACATTTTCTTTTTCAAGGGTTAAGATGCATTTGTAGTCATTTCCGTCTTGTGGGTCATAAATTTTTCCACCTCGCCATTCATTGTCTTCGTCATATTTGAAACCTCTTAAAATGGTAAGCCCTAAGCGTGGACGAGAGCGAAGAGATGGGTCAGGGTTTTTCGTGTCCAATGTGTCTTCGCCCGGTGCAGGAACCCCCCAAATAACCGTTCCTTCGAAAGTTCCATCGGCAACTTTTTTGATTTCTATTTTGGCGTTCTTTTTTGCGGTCAACCAAACCCCGCAAAGGGCATCGCTTTCTTGGGCAATTAAAGATTGACCCAATCCTATGGTGAGTAAAAGAAACCCAAGTAAAATCTGTTTGTAAGTCATTTCTAATCTTAATTTGAAGTTTTTTTAAGTCTTGTAAGAAAATTGAACGATGTTTAATTATAGTGTAAAGTGAAGTCCATCAAATGTACGAGTGTAATCTAATTTGGATGTTTTGTTTTGAATAAACGGTTCAAATTTCGGATAGACGGTAGAAAACGCGTTACGAACGGTTGTGATTGGAAGTTGATTTTTCGGCAAGAGACCGAATCATATAGGTCATCCCATCGTGCATCGCGGTTTTGGTTTCTTCAAAGGTTCCGATGTAACGGTCTCGCAAAAGAAGGGAAGCAATTCCGTGAACATTTGTCCACAGCATCATGCTTGCAGCTTTTGGATCGCCGGTGGGGATGTAACCTTCATCCATTGCCAATTTTACTGTGGCGTGTAGCAATTCAAACGATTTCTCACCCACGTGCCAACCTTTGCTTTCTGAAATTTTTTTTCCAGAAGCTGCTGAAATAAACATTAAATCATATCGTTCGGGATTTTCAAAGGCAAAAGAGAGATAAGCCTCGCCAATTTTTTGCAATCGCTCAATCGGACTGCCAAAGAGTGCGGCATTTTGTAGGACTTCATAAAAATCTTCAAATACTTTCAGGTGTAAAGTGTAAAAGATTTCTTCTTTGTCTTTGAAATAAGAATAAATAGCGCCCGGGGTGTATTCGACAAGGTCGGCAATGTGCCGTATCGTAACCGATTCGAATCCCTTTTCTATCCACAGTTTCATTGCTGCATCAAGAATCAGCTGACGAACCGCTTCTCGCTCTCGATTTCTTCTTTCTTGGCTTCCCATAATCAAATAAAAATTAAACGCCGTTCAATTTATTAAAATTTGAAGAACCGTCAAATTTTTATTGAGAAAAGCTTAAAATGTTAATGCAGCCGAGCCGAGGACGCCTGCTTGGTTGCCAAGAGCGGCGGGGAGGATTTCGATATCGTCGTGCATTTCTTTGAGCGTGTAGGAAAGAATGGCTTTTCGAGCGGGTTCAAAAATGAATTCACCAGCACCAGAAACCCCACCACCGATAATAAATTTTCGGATGTCTAAAACTGAAAGAATGTTCGCAAGACCCGTCCCTAAAATGGTGCCAACATAAGTCCAAACCTCAAGAGCTAATGGATCATCAAAGCGGGCGGCTTCTGTGAGAATTTTTGGCTCAAGCCGGTCAAGATTTCCTTCTGAGAGTTCTAAAATTTTCGAATGAGGGTATCGGGAGAGAAGCGTTTTAGCGAATTCTGAAATTTGTTTCTGACCAATTTTTCCTTCTATTGAACCCCGAATCCCAGCGTAAAGTGTTGGGCTTGTGTAATCAATTGTGATATGACCTAATTCACCGGCTGCACCGTTGGCACCACGAAATACTTTTCGATTCCAAATGATTCCACCACCAACACCGGTGCCCAGCGTGATCATCACAAAATGATGAAGATTTTTTCCGGCACCAAAGAATGCTTCACCCAAAGCCGCGGCATTGGCATCATTTTCAGATAGAATTTTGAAGCTATTGCCAATCATTGTAGCGGAGCCCAAGGTGGTCAGTTTATCTCTCAAAACCACTTCAACATTTAAATGCTGCCAACCTTTAATTTTATCGCTGTGAATCGAGGAAAGTCCGTCTAGATTGACCGGTCCCGGAATGCCAATGCCAATGCCGCTAAAATCAGCGGATGGGTTTGCTTGGATTACTTTTTTGATTAACTCAGAGCACCCGATAGCAATTTGCTCAAGGCATCGCTCTGCATTTGCATCTGTAGGGAGATGATGGGTCAGCAAGATTTCGCCAACAGTTGAAACAGCAGCGAACTTAATATAAGTACCGCCAAAATCGACTCCGATTCCAAACTTCATATTATACTCCTTGATTCAACCCTTGGCGCTTATCCCAAAGAAAGTCTTCATGCAGAATTTCAAATTCAAATTTTTTTTAATCACTTATTCACTTCCACCGGCACGGTGAGGGGAGCGAAGTAATTTCCGTTTCCCAAGTTTGTGAAGAAATCCTAAAATTTCTTCTCGTTCATCGGATTGAGGGAATTCATGTTCGATTTTTTCGATCGCGTTTTTGATCAAAAATCCGGATTGAAAAACCAAACGGTAAATATCCCGAATCGTACGAATTGCCTCTGCTGAAAAGCCCCGGCGCTTTAAGCCAACTAGATTTAATCCCTCATATCGAAATGGCTCCCGGCCTGCCATCACATAGGGCGGGACATCATAAACCACACGAGAGGAACTCGCAAGCATTGTGTGTTTGCCTATCCGTGTAAATTGATGAATCCCGCAAACCCCTCCAATGGTCGCATGATCTTCAATTTCACAATGTCCGGCAATTTGAGTTGTGTTTGATATAATCACATGATTTCCGATTCGAACATCATGCGCGACATGAACATAGGCCATTATAAGGCAATGACCTCCAATTTTGGTAACGCCGTTTTCTCCTGTTGCACGATGAACTGTAGCGTACTCCCGAATGGTGGTGTAATCTCCAATTTCTACAAAGGTTCTTTCTTCGGCATATTTCAAATCCTGCGGACGAATTGCGATCACCGCACCCGGAAAAATCTTGCAATTCTTTCCAATTCTGGCGCCATTATAAATCAAAGCATGCGGGTAAATCTCCGTGCCTTCACCAATCGTCACATCATCTTCTAAAATAGCATATGGACCAATTCTTACCCCTTTACCGAGTTGAACATTGTGCCCTACGATGGCAGTCGGATGGATTTGAGTCTTTAAGTTGTCCATTCAATTTTCCTTTGCCAATTCAAGATTACTTTGCCGAATCAACAGCGATTCCAGCAAGTGCGGCAACTTCATCGGATTCCTTTTTGAGCTGAGGGTCTTGGGGATACAGTTTCCTCACACTTTCAAACAATCGGTAGGCGTTCTTATAATCACCTATTTGCCGATAGGTTTGAGCCAAATAATAATTTGGCAAAACATCGGCAGGATTTTCATCGGATTGCTTTTGAACTTTATCTTCAAGTTTCGGAAGCATTGCTTTTGCGCGATCCATTCCACCGGAACGAATGTACATTGAAATCATACTTTGCATTAATCGGAAATCCATATCATAGAGCTCTGTCGGTAAAATTTCTTCTGCTTTATCAAGCACATTTAGCGCGAGCGCTTTATTTGAAATGGTATTCAATTGCCCTGTCGAATCTTTCACCGAGGTTGATTCATTTTCATGTTCAATTAAATCAGCAGCTAATCTTAAAAAGACATTTTTATAGTTTGAAACCAACCTACGGCTGTTTTCATCCAAATACACGGAAGGGTTATTGAGGTTGCGGTATTTGAATTCATACATCAACTTATGATACATAATTTGACGGTCAATTTTCCCGTACCCACCTTCATCGCTCGCAATCGGCACAACTTTATAGGCAAAACCATCCATCCGCAAATATTTATCAATGCCAATGCGATTGGATTCTGAAACGGTAATCGCAAAGTACACCGGCCGCTCCCAAAGGTTATTGTAAATCGTTTCATAAACCACACGGTCTTGTGCGCGGATGAACCCTCTTCCCCCGCCAGCATCAAGAGTCGGGTTAAAGCGCCAACGAATCGTATCGACTATCGTTTCCGGTTGAAGACCACCTTCAGTTAAGCGAAGTCTGTCTCGCATTTGATATTGTTCTTTGATGCCCTCGGGAACCGGCATGACAACTTCACGAGCCGGCCATTCTTCATAATTTAATCGCTTAATGGCGGCATCGCTTAGAGAAAATTTCACTGGCTGAGCTTCTCTAGGAGATTCATTTTTAAGTTGAAGTATGTACCAATCTGTATTGGCTAAACTGAGATTAACG
Protein-coding regions in this window:
- a CDS encoding acyl-CoA dehydrogenase; translated protein: MNFNYTEEQLMIQETARTFAQNEIKDAIERDEKSEFPYEICMKLAELGFLGMTAPVEYDGGGMDTVSYVLAMEEISKADASVGVILSVNNSLVCWAINEYGTPEQKEKFLRPLAKGLKDGKLCIGAFCLSEPNAGSDATAQTTTAIQDGDFYVLNGIKNWITNGTTSEYYLVMAMTDKSKGSRGISCFIVERGTPGFEILKKEKKMGIRSSDTCSLGFTDCRISKENLLGAEGEGFKIAMRTLDGGRIGIASQALGIAAASLERSIKYAKERHSFGKMIIDHQAIQFKLANMATELDAARLLTIQAASLKDQHLPYSRAAAMAKLYASKISVKAALEAIQIHGGYGYVQEYEVERYLRDAKITEIYEGTSEVQHIVIARDLLK
- a CDS encoding vWA domain-containing protein, coding for MRKAFFTLLSTFFIIIFISSCDSLDSNGDDINSDIPQDPGGNLPQTTINNLRPSGIFERTANNERRIRISLIGLIDPVTAQPIELVGNSTVFVAENDVIKGLKVTKVGNDNTLASDLVFVVDNSGSMGQEADSIALKIIDFTNLLTSQGINLRVGCVGYSGNVTGAINLTNATGLESYLKRPSRTGTSRTVGFTGTDSARFQTTASTFSSGVGGENGIVGIRFADSLFSWRTGAQRIYINFTDEPTQPGSRPWFSTNGFLQSWQLNRGTIHTVWSNGDTTLFGTESASREKPWRLSNGTGGTIKWVSSNANGLNLTTLPVTGAVLNSYLIEFISTNPNDSNTVKIIVKNGTTSDGQSVFRVKY
- a CDS encoding TRL domain-containing protein; protein product: MKHLPRFTFVLIISFLLCLTSCTTTLPVAYTGNPIGTKVGKTINTRYCFFFFSNPNFSVLSAAKEAGITKISSVEISETTAFLGFIQTYTLIVTGE
- a CDS encoding efflux RND transporter permease subunit, producing the protein MNIIEFSVKRYQFTIIVFLALMAIGINSFINISRSEDPQITFAGSVITAIYPGASPSDIEEIVVDPIEEKISTLDNIKSIKTDIEDGLAIIRVEFNSGEDPEEKYDEILRELNVIRPSLPQDLYSLEVRKISPTDVSIIQFALVSEDASYKLLESFGKDLKKSLGNIGGVKESEIHAVPKQEVRISIDISKLVAIKLSLNQVIQSIQSENANIPAGSIDIGKKKFNVKTSGNYRSKSEVEQTVVGAYGGNIVRLKDIAAIELIPEEQNYFARFNEKRAIFVTASLKSGQNIFTVRESIEEVVTSFRKELPSQIELEQGFDQAKNVAHRLGGLNRDFVIAILLVLITLLPLGIRASLVVMVSIPLSLLMGVFMLDLFGYNINQLSIVGFVIALGLLVDDSIVVVENTSRFLRMGYKPISAAIEATKQINVAVIGATATLIFAFLPLVFLPGNPGQYIRSMPVAVVVTVFASLIVSLTIVPFLSSRILIDEGEHGNRFLQLLTRFIEWSYARILQWALKHPKQTLLLALGVFLLSLTTIPIIGFSLFPKAGIPQFLITIEAPDGTNLVETNRAAEYVEKVLRESGEVAWMNTNIGKGNPRIYYNVFPREEKNNVAEIFAEVKHYHEVKTVRFFDSLRVQFNAYSGVKIELKEFENGPPIDAPIAIRVKGENLDTLKKMAEQVEQIIASVEGTIYINNPVQVSKTDLKIDIDHQKAGLLGVPIAELEKNVRMAIAGLSLGKVRESNGDEMDLRLTLPRERKPTLEVLDHLHVASVNGAMIPLRQVASISFVSSPTKINHFNEDRVVTITSYVKTGFNTDRITKEILKELNAYRFPEGYTFTAAGEIESREESFGGFGSIILIATFGIFAVLVLEFGSFRSTLIVFSVVPLGVVGGMLGLLLTGYTLSFTAVIGFIALMGIEIKTSILLVDFTNQLRAEGTELMEAIQKAGEIRFVPVLLTSATAIGGLIPIAIEGSGLYSPLAIVIIGGLISSTLLARLVTPVMYQLLPPEIEKR